A window of Ptychodera flava strain L36383 chromosome 1, AS_Pfla_20210202, whole genome shotgun sequence contains these coding sequences:
- the LOC139131571 gene encoding uncharacterized protein, translated as MPAGNLLISAAILFSGSMVTQSLRLFDFMNMLCIRRTSFYRHQKNYLQPTIMKVWRDEQTTMINQLADMEGGLILAGDGRCDSPGHCAKYGSFSVVEQRLNKVLDIQLVQSNEVPNSSWCEHEGLRRTIAFFEDWGLDVSTIISDRHRQNAKWIREQMPNTDHYFDVWHVAKGISRKIESLGSQKDCSDLKAWKQSIINHLYWSAASTPDNRGEVIVAKWCSVIGHIQNTHTNHPDPLFTDCAHGPLEGEERNRLWIQPNSRAAVKLENLLTSKALLKDIGKLSAHYQTSSLEAFHSLLLHFAPKHTAFSNLGMQSRLILAGLHYNENSARPQAVNSEGQMRYSIVFPKYKKGDYTVRPIKIKPSYLYVQKLMETLFNDYLQHRRLMKQMSEQLSENLPGPMSSRMEHPDKDEAIDSFVSRFNAVV; from the exons ATGCCTGCTGGTAATCTGCTCATATCCGCAGCAATTTTATTTTCCGGATCCATGGTTACACAAAGCCTGAGATTATTTGACTTCATGAATATGCTCTGTATCAGACGAACTTCCTTTTATCGACACCAGAAAAATTATCTCCAGCCAACAATAATGAAAGTATGGAGGGACGAGCAGACAACCATGATCAATCAGCTTGCTGACATGGAGGGAGGACTCATCCTAGCAGGCGATGGACGGTGTGATAGTCctggtcactgtgcaaaatatgGATCTTTCAGCGTCGTTGAGCAGAGGTTGAACAAAGTACTGGATATACAGCTTGTACAG AGTAATGAGGTTCCCAACAGTTCCTGGTGTGAGCATGAAGGTCTAAGACGGACAATAGCATTCTTTGAAGACTGGGGCCTGGATGTATCAACTATTATCAGTGACAGACATCGCCAAAATGCCAAATGGATTAGGGAACAAATGCCCAACACAGATCATTATTTTGATGTGTGGCATGTTGCTAAAG GAATCAGTCGAAAAATTGAATCCCTTGGGAGCCAAAAAGACTGCTCAGATTTAAAAGCATGGAAACAGTCTATCATCAATCATCTTTACTGGTCAGCTGCTTCAACTCCGGACAATAGGGGAGAAGTGATAGTGGCCAAGTGGTGTTCTGTCATAGGTCATATACAGAATACTCATACCAATCATCCAGACCCTCTGTTCACTGACTGTGCCCATGGACCACTTGAGGGAGAGGAGAGAAACAGGTTATGGATTCAACCAA ATAGTAGAGCTGCAGTTAAGTTGGAGAATCTCCTAACATCAAAGGCTTTGCTTAAAGACATTGGGAAGCTATCGGCTCACTATCAAACATCCAGTCTTGAAGCTTTTCACAGCCTTCTGcttcattttgcaccaaaacaCACTGCCTTCTCAAACTTGGGAATGCAAAGCAG GCTGATACTGGCAGGGCTTCACTACAATGAAAATAGTGCCAGACCTCAAGCAGTCAATAGTGAAGGCCAGATGAGGTATTCCATTGTCTTCCCAAAGTACAAAAAAGGAGATTACACTGTACGTCCGATAAAGATAAAACCAAGCTAtt TATACGTCCAGAAACTCATGGAAACACTGTTTAACGACTATCTACAACATCGAAGACTGATGAAACAGATGAGTGAGCAGCTCAGTGAAAACCTTCCAGGTCCCATGTCATCTAGGATGGAACATCCAGACAAGGATGAAGCGATAGATTCCTTTGTCAGCCGCTTCAATGCAGTGGTCTGA
- the LOC139143200 gene encoding FK506-binding protein 4-like, protein MRTKSRTKGVTVKPETHHIGIQCNLIDARLFVNEVGLSQYPDDDDGEDDDDDDDDEDQDEDVDDDDDGDGDDDYVSYQSDLSNQYLPQNIQSSAQDDPLNNANANQPHREEKFLVFEQSY, encoded by the exons ATGAGAACGAAAAGCCGAACTAAAG gaGTCACTGTGAAACCAGAAACCCACCATATTGGCATACAGTGCAACTTGATTGATGCCAGACTGTTTGTGAATGAAGTTGGTTTGTCACAGTAtccagatgatgatgatggtgaagatgatgatgatgatgatgatgatgaagatcaAGATGAAGAtgtagatgatgatgatgatggtgatggtgatgatgattatgTCTCCTACCAAAGTGACCTTTCTAATCAATACTTACCTCAAAACAT ACAATCATCAGCACAAGATGATCCACTTAACAATGCCAATGCTAATCAACCGCACAGAGAAGAAAAATTTCTAGTTTTCGAACAGAGTTATTAG